One segment of Campylobacter hominis ATCC BAA-381 DNA contains the following:
- a CDS encoding tRNA dihydrouridine synthase: MFSFKNHPLFLAPLAGFSDLPLRSVVKRFGCDATVSEMISANALVFCSEKSLKMIKKSENETPYFVQIAGSDPKIIKQAVEILNKIDGIDGIDLNCGCPVPKVVRQNAGSALLQNLDLLSKLIEIIKKTSNKKYTSAKVRLGFDTKNPVNIALAVQNAGADFIAMHARTRAGGYSAKPDYEAIAAAKSAVKIPLIANGNINSQNANQILNLTKADALMIGRATIGNPWVFYEIKNQKTVAVDEKIKKEIILAHFDEMIKFYGDHGAVIFRKHLHEYSKGYADATNFRCEINTITNAEKMRDKIKQFFEIS, translated from the coding sequence ATGTTTTCCTTTAAAAATCATCCGCTTTTTTTAGCTCCGCTTGCCGGTTTTTCCGATCTTCCGCTCAGATCAGTTGTCAAACGCTTTGGTTGCGATGCTACCGTTAGCGAAATGATAAGTGCGAACGCTCTTGTTTTTTGCTCTGAAAAATCTTTAAAAATGATAAAAAAAAGCGAAAATGAAACACCATATTTTGTGCAAATCGCAGGAAGCGATCCGAAAATCATAAAACAAGCAGTTGAAATTTTAAATAAAATTGACGGAATTGACGGAATTGATCTAAATTGCGGCTGTCCCGTACCAAAAGTAGTGCGACAAAATGCCGGTTCAGCGCTTTTACAAAATTTGGATCTGCTTTCAAAACTAATAGAAATCATCAAAAAAACAAGCAACAAAAAATATACAAGCGCAAAAGTAAGGCTTGGCTTTGATACAAAAAATCCGGTCAACATTGCGCTTGCCGTTCAAAATGCAGGAGCCGATTTTATAGCAATGCACGCTAGAACAAGAGCCGGAGGATATTCGGCAAAACCTGATTATGAAGCAATCGCTGCTGCAAAAAGCGCAGTAAAAATTCCGCTTATAGCAAACGGCAACATAAACTCACAAAATGCAAATCAAATTTTAAACCTGACAAAAGCGGACGCTCTTATGATAGGAAGGGCTACAATCGGCAATCCTTGGGTATTTTATGAAATAAAAAATCAAAAAACAGTTGCGGTTGATGAAAAAATAAAAAAAGAGATAATTTTAGCTCATTTCGATGAGATGATAAAATTTTACGGCGATCACGGAGCGGTGATATTTCGCAAACATCTGCACGAATATTCAAAAGGCTATGCGGACGCTACGAATTTTCGATGCGAAATAAACACAATAACAAACGCTGAAAAAATGCGCGATAAAATCAAACAATTTTTTGAAATTTCCTGA